From Pogona vitticeps strain Pit_001003342236 chromosome ZW-PAR, PviZW2.1, whole genome shotgun sequence, one genomic window encodes:
- the SH3GLB2 gene encoding endophilin-B2 isoform X2, with the protein MDFNMKKLASDAGVFFTRAVQFTEEKLGQAEKTELDAHFENLLARADTTKNWTEKILRQTEVLLQPNPSARVEEFLYEKLDRKVPSRVTNGELLAQYMIEAANDFGPQSPYGKTLIKVGETERRLGGAERDFIHSASINFLTPLRNFLEGDWRTISKERRILQNRRLDLDACKARLKKAKAAEAKAAAVPDFNETRPRNYILSASASALWSDEVEKAEHELRMAQTEFDRQAEVTRLLLEGISSTHVNHLRCLHEFAEAQATYYAQCYQYMLDLQKQLGRLPGTFVGNTEATSPPPATASPTVMPAAAGPAIPTLPVVPTVAGAPDGAPAIEALNPSDVKPPASGTRKARALYDYEATDSTELSLLSDEMITVYSLPGMDPDWLMGERGNQKGKVPVTYLELLS; encoded by the exons TTCACGGAGGAGAAGCTTGGCCAGGCTGAGAAGACTGAATTGGACGCCCACTTTGAAAACCTCCTGGCCCGAGCAGACACCACCAAGAACTGGACAGAGAAGATCTTGCGTCAGACTGAAGTCTTGCTACAGCCAAACCCCA GTGCCAGAGTTGAGGAGTTCCTTTACGAGAAGCTAGACCGGAAGGTGCCCTCTCGCGTCACCAACGGGGAGCTCCTGGCGCAGTACATGATTGAGGCGGCCAACGATTTCGGACCGCAGTCTCCGTATG GGAAGACCCTGATCAAAGTCGGGGAAACCGAGCGCCGCTTGGGCGGGGCAGAAAGGGACTTCATCCACTCGGCCTCCATCAATTTCCTGACGCCCCTGCGCAACTTCCTGGAAGGGGACTGGCGAACCATTTCG AAGGAGAGACGGATTTTGCAGAACCGGCGCCTGGATCTGGACGCTTGCAAAGCCAGGCTGAAGAAAGCCAAAGCGGCTGAAGCGAAAGCAGCG GCTGTGCCCGACTTTAATGAGACTAGACCACGTAATTACATTCTCTCTGCCAGCGCATCGGCG CTTTGGAGTGACGAGGTGGAAAAA GCTGAACATGAGCTCCGGATGGCCCAGACGGAATTTGACAGGCAGGCCGAAGTGACCCGTCTCCTGTTGGAAGGGATCAGTAGCACACAC gTCAACCACCTTCGATGTCTCCACGAGTTTGCCGAAGCTCAAGCCACATACTATGCCCAGTGCTACCAGTACATGCTGGACCTACAGAAGCAGCTGGGCAG GCTTCCCGGCACGTTTGTGGGCAACACCGAGGCCACGTCCCCTCCGCCGGCCACTGCCTCTCCCACCGTCATGCCTGCGGCCGCGGGCCCAGCCATACCCACCCTCCCCGTGGTGCCCACCGTCGCTGGGGCGCCCGATGGCGCTCCGGCCATAGAAGCCCTGAACCCCAGCGACGTGAAGCCCCCCGCGAGTGGGACGCGGAAAGCCCGGGCCCTTTATGACTACGAAGCCACCGACAGCACTGAGCTCTCTCTGCTTTCGGATGag ATGATCACCGTGTACAGCCTCCCAGGAATGGACCCAGACTGGCTTATGGGCGAGAGAGGCAACCAGAAGGGGAAGGTGCCCGTGACTTACTTAGAACTTCTGAGCTAA
- the SH3GLB2 gene encoding endophilin-B2 isoform X3, which translates to MDFNMKKLASDAGVFFTRAVQFTEEKLGQAEKTELDAHFENLLARADTTKNWTEKILRQTEVLLQPNPSARVEEFLYEKLDRKVPSRVTNGELLAQYMIEAANDFGPQSPYGKTLIKVGETERRLGGAERDFIHSASINFLTPLRNFLEGDWRTISKERRILQNRRLDLDACKARLKKAKAAEAKAALWSDEVEKAEHELRMAQTEFDRQAEVTRLLLEGISSTHVNHLRCLHEFAEAQATYYAQCYQYMLDLQKQLGSSRGEMLPGTFVGNTEATSPPPATASPTVMPAAAGPAIPTLPVVPTVAGAPDGAPAIEALNPSDVKPPASGTRKARALYDYEATDSTELSLLSDEMITVYSLPGMDPDWLMGERGNQKGKVPVTYLELLS; encoded by the exons TTCACGGAGGAGAAGCTTGGCCAGGCTGAGAAGACTGAATTGGACGCCCACTTTGAAAACCTCCTGGCCCGAGCAGACACCACCAAGAACTGGACAGAGAAGATCTTGCGTCAGACTGAAGTCTTGCTACAGCCAAACCCCA GTGCCAGAGTTGAGGAGTTCCTTTACGAGAAGCTAGACCGGAAGGTGCCCTCTCGCGTCACCAACGGGGAGCTCCTGGCGCAGTACATGATTGAGGCGGCCAACGATTTCGGACCGCAGTCTCCGTATG GGAAGACCCTGATCAAAGTCGGGGAAACCGAGCGCCGCTTGGGCGGGGCAGAAAGGGACTTCATCCACTCGGCCTCCATCAATTTCCTGACGCCCCTGCGCAACTTCCTGGAAGGGGACTGGCGAACCATTTCG AAGGAGAGACGGATTTTGCAGAACCGGCGCCTGGATCTGGACGCTTGCAAAGCCAGGCTGAAGAAAGCCAAAGCGGCTGAAGCGAAAGCAGCG CTTTGGAGTGACGAGGTGGAAAAA GCTGAACATGAGCTCCGGATGGCCCAGACGGAATTTGACAGGCAGGCCGAAGTGACCCGTCTCCTGTTGGAAGGGATCAGTAGCACACAC gTCAACCACCTTCGATGTCTCCACGAGTTTGCCGAAGCTCAAGCCACATACTATGCCCAGTGCTACCAGTACATGCTGGACCTACAGAAGCAGCTGGGCAG CTCCAGAGGAGAAAT GCTTCCCGGCACGTTTGTGGGCAACACCGAGGCCACGTCCCCTCCGCCGGCCACTGCCTCTCCCACCGTCATGCCTGCGGCCGCGGGCCCAGCCATACCCACCCTCCCCGTGGTGCCCACCGTCGCTGGGGCGCCCGATGGCGCTCCGGCCATAGAAGCCCTGAACCCCAGCGACGTGAAGCCCCCCGCGAGTGGGACGCGGAAAGCCCGGGCCCTTTATGACTACGAAGCCACCGACAGCACTGAGCTCTCTCTGCTTTCGGATGag ATGATCACCGTGTACAGCCTCCCAGGAATGGACCCAGACTGGCTTATGGGCGAGAGAGGCAACCAGAAGGGGAAGGTGCCCGTGACTTACTTAGAACTTCTGAGCTAA
- the SH3GLB2 gene encoding endophilin-B2 isoform X4 — protein MDFNMKKLASDAGVFFTRAVQFTEEKLGQAEKTELDAHFENLLARADTTKNWTEKILRQTEVLLQPNPSARVEEFLYEKLDRKVPSRVTNGELLAQYMIEAANDFGPQSPYGKTLIKVGETERRLGGAERDFIHSASINFLTPLRNFLEGDWRTISKERRILQNRRLDLDACKARLKKAKAAEAKAALWSDEVEKAEHELRMAQTEFDRQAEVTRLLLEGISSTHVNHLRCLHEFAEAQATYYAQCYQYMLDLQKQLGRLPGTFVGNTEATSPPPATASPTVMPAAAGPAIPTLPVVPTVAGAPDGAPAIEALNPSDVKPPASGTRKARALYDYEATDSTELSLLSDEMITVYSLPGMDPDWLMGERGNQKGKVPVTYLELLS, from the exons TTCACGGAGGAGAAGCTTGGCCAGGCTGAGAAGACTGAATTGGACGCCCACTTTGAAAACCTCCTGGCCCGAGCAGACACCACCAAGAACTGGACAGAGAAGATCTTGCGTCAGACTGAAGTCTTGCTACAGCCAAACCCCA GTGCCAGAGTTGAGGAGTTCCTTTACGAGAAGCTAGACCGGAAGGTGCCCTCTCGCGTCACCAACGGGGAGCTCCTGGCGCAGTACATGATTGAGGCGGCCAACGATTTCGGACCGCAGTCTCCGTATG GGAAGACCCTGATCAAAGTCGGGGAAACCGAGCGCCGCTTGGGCGGGGCAGAAAGGGACTTCATCCACTCGGCCTCCATCAATTTCCTGACGCCCCTGCGCAACTTCCTGGAAGGGGACTGGCGAACCATTTCG AAGGAGAGACGGATTTTGCAGAACCGGCGCCTGGATCTGGACGCTTGCAAAGCCAGGCTGAAGAAAGCCAAAGCGGCTGAAGCGAAAGCAGCG CTTTGGAGTGACGAGGTGGAAAAA GCTGAACATGAGCTCCGGATGGCCCAGACGGAATTTGACAGGCAGGCCGAAGTGACCCGTCTCCTGTTGGAAGGGATCAGTAGCACACAC gTCAACCACCTTCGATGTCTCCACGAGTTTGCCGAAGCTCAAGCCACATACTATGCCCAGTGCTACCAGTACATGCTGGACCTACAGAAGCAGCTGGGCAG GCTTCCCGGCACGTTTGTGGGCAACACCGAGGCCACGTCCCCTCCGCCGGCCACTGCCTCTCCCACCGTCATGCCTGCGGCCGCGGGCCCAGCCATACCCACCCTCCCCGTGGTGCCCACCGTCGCTGGGGCGCCCGATGGCGCTCCGGCCATAGAAGCCCTGAACCCCAGCGACGTGAAGCCCCCCGCGAGTGGGACGCGGAAAGCCCGGGCCCTTTATGACTACGAAGCCACCGACAGCACTGAGCTCTCTCTGCTTTCGGATGag ATGATCACCGTGTACAGCCTCCCAGGAATGGACCCAGACTGGCTTATGGGCGAGAGAGGCAACCAGAAGGGGAAGGTGCCCGTGACTTACTTAGAACTTCTGAGCTAA
- the SH3GLB2 gene encoding endophilin-B2 isoform X5 has product MDFNMKKLASDAGVFFTRAVQFTEEKLGQAEKTELDAHFENLLARADTTKNWTEKILRQTEVLLQPNPSARVEEFLYEKLDRKVPSRVTNGELLAQYMIEAANDFGPQSPYGKTLIKVGETERRLGGAERDFIHSASINFLTPLRNFLEGDWRTISKERRILQNRRLDLDACKARLKKAKAAEAKAAAEHELRMAQTEFDRQAEVTRLLLEGISSTHVNHLRCLHEFAEAQATYYAQCYQYMLDLQKQLGSSRGEMLPGTFVGNTEATSPPPATASPTVMPAAAGPAIPTLPVVPTVAGAPDGAPAIEALNPSDVKPPASGTRKARALYDYEATDSTELSLLSDEMITVYSLPGMDPDWLMGERGNQKGKVPVTYLELLS; this is encoded by the exons TTCACGGAGGAGAAGCTTGGCCAGGCTGAGAAGACTGAATTGGACGCCCACTTTGAAAACCTCCTGGCCCGAGCAGACACCACCAAGAACTGGACAGAGAAGATCTTGCGTCAGACTGAAGTCTTGCTACAGCCAAACCCCA GTGCCAGAGTTGAGGAGTTCCTTTACGAGAAGCTAGACCGGAAGGTGCCCTCTCGCGTCACCAACGGGGAGCTCCTGGCGCAGTACATGATTGAGGCGGCCAACGATTTCGGACCGCAGTCTCCGTATG GGAAGACCCTGATCAAAGTCGGGGAAACCGAGCGCCGCTTGGGCGGGGCAGAAAGGGACTTCATCCACTCGGCCTCCATCAATTTCCTGACGCCCCTGCGCAACTTCCTGGAAGGGGACTGGCGAACCATTTCG AAGGAGAGACGGATTTTGCAGAACCGGCGCCTGGATCTGGACGCTTGCAAAGCCAGGCTGAAGAAAGCCAAAGCGGCTGAAGCGAAAGCAGCG GCTGAACATGAGCTCCGGATGGCCCAGACGGAATTTGACAGGCAGGCCGAAGTGACCCGTCTCCTGTTGGAAGGGATCAGTAGCACACAC gTCAACCACCTTCGATGTCTCCACGAGTTTGCCGAAGCTCAAGCCACATACTATGCCCAGTGCTACCAGTACATGCTGGACCTACAGAAGCAGCTGGGCAG CTCCAGAGGAGAAAT GCTTCCCGGCACGTTTGTGGGCAACACCGAGGCCACGTCCCCTCCGCCGGCCACTGCCTCTCCCACCGTCATGCCTGCGGCCGCGGGCCCAGCCATACCCACCCTCCCCGTGGTGCCCACCGTCGCTGGGGCGCCCGATGGCGCTCCGGCCATAGAAGCCCTGAACCCCAGCGACGTGAAGCCCCCCGCGAGTGGGACGCGGAAAGCCCGGGCCCTTTATGACTACGAAGCCACCGACAGCACTGAGCTCTCTCTGCTTTCGGATGag ATGATCACCGTGTACAGCCTCCCAGGAATGGACCCAGACTGGCTTATGGGCGAGAGAGGCAACCAGAAGGGGAAGGTGCCCGTGACTTACTTAGAACTTCTGAGCTAA
- the SH3GLB2 gene encoding endophilin-B2 isoform X6, translated as MDFNMKKLASDAGVFFTRAVQFTEEKLGQAEKTELDAHFENLLARADTTKNWTEKILRQTEVLLQPNPSARVEEFLYEKLDRKVPSRVTNGELLAQYMIEAANDFGPQSPYGKTLIKVGETERRLGGAERDFIHSASINFLTPLRNFLEGDWRTISKERRILQNRRLDLDACKARLKKAKAAEAKAAAEHELRMAQTEFDRQAEVTRLLLEGISSTHVNHLRCLHEFAEAQATYYAQCYQYMLDLQKQLGRLPGTFVGNTEATSPPPATASPTVMPAAAGPAIPTLPVVPTVAGAPDGAPAIEALNPSDVKPPASGTRKARALYDYEATDSTELSLLSDEMITVYSLPGMDPDWLMGERGNQKGKVPVTYLELLS; from the exons TTCACGGAGGAGAAGCTTGGCCAGGCTGAGAAGACTGAATTGGACGCCCACTTTGAAAACCTCCTGGCCCGAGCAGACACCACCAAGAACTGGACAGAGAAGATCTTGCGTCAGACTGAAGTCTTGCTACAGCCAAACCCCA GTGCCAGAGTTGAGGAGTTCCTTTACGAGAAGCTAGACCGGAAGGTGCCCTCTCGCGTCACCAACGGGGAGCTCCTGGCGCAGTACATGATTGAGGCGGCCAACGATTTCGGACCGCAGTCTCCGTATG GGAAGACCCTGATCAAAGTCGGGGAAACCGAGCGCCGCTTGGGCGGGGCAGAAAGGGACTTCATCCACTCGGCCTCCATCAATTTCCTGACGCCCCTGCGCAACTTCCTGGAAGGGGACTGGCGAACCATTTCG AAGGAGAGACGGATTTTGCAGAACCGGCGCCTGGATCTGGACGCTTGCAAAGCCAGGCTGAAGAAAGCCAAAGCGGCTGAAGCGAAAGCAGCG GCTGAACATGAGCTCCGGATGGCCCAGACGGAATTTGACAGGCAGGCCGAAGTGACCCGTCTCCTGTTGGAAGGGATCAGTAGCACACAC gTCAACCACCTTCGATGTCTCCACGAGTTTGCCGAAGCTCAAGCCACATACTATGCCCAGTGCTACCAGTACATGCTGGACCTACAGAAGCAGCTGGGCAG GCTTCCCGGCACGTTTGTGGGCAACACCGAGGCCACGTCCCCTCCGCCGGCCACTGCCTCTCCCACCGTCATGCCTGCGGCCGCGGGCCCAGCCATACCCACCCTCCCCGTGGTGCCCACCGTCGCTGGGGCGCCCGATGGCGCTCCGGCCATAGAAGCCCTGAACCCCAGCGACGTGAAGCCCCCCGCGAGTGGGACGCGGAAAGCCCGGGCCCTTTATGACTACGAAGCCACCGACAGCACTGAGCTCTCTCTGCTTTCGGATGag ATGATCACCGTGTACAGCCTCCCAGGAATGGACCCAGACTGGCTTATGGGCGAGAGAGGCAACCAGAAGGGGAAGGTGCCCGTGACTTACTTAGAACTTCTGAGCTAA
- the SH3GLB2 gene encoding endophilin-B2 isoform X1: MDFNMKKLASDAGVFFTRAVQFTEEKLGQAEKTELDAHFENLLARADTTKNWTEKILRQTEVLLQPNPSARVEEFLYEKLDRKVPSRVTNGELLAQYMIEAANDFGPQSPYGKTLIKVGETERRLGGAERDFIHSASINFLTPLRNFLEGDWRTISKERRILQNRRLDLDACKARLKKAKAAEAKAAAVPDFNETRPRNYILSASASALWSDEVEKAEHELRMAQTEFDRQAEVTRLLLEGISSTHVNHLRCLHEFAEAQATYYAQCYQYMLDLQKQLGSSRGEMLPGTFVGNTEATSPPPATASPTVMPAAAGPAIPTLPVVPTVAGAPDGAPAIEALNPSDVKPPASGTRKARALYDYEATDSTELSLLSDEMITVYSLPGMDPDWLMGERGNQKGKVPVTYLELLS, encoded by the exons TTCACGGAGGAGAAGCTTGGCCAGGCTGAGAAGACTGAATTGGACGCCCACTTTGAAAACCTCCTGGCCCGAGCAGACACCACCAAGAACTGGACAGAGAAGATCTTGCGTCAGACTGAAGTCTTGCTACAGCCAAACCCCA GTGCCAGAGTTGAGGAGTTCCTTTACGAGAAGCTAGACCGGAAGGTGCCCTCTCGCGTCACCAACGGGGAGCTCCTGGCGCAGTACATGATTGAGGCGGCCAACGATTTCGGACCGCAGTCTCCGTATG GGAAGACCCTGATCAAAGTCGGGGAAACCGAGCGCCGCTTGGGCGGGGCAGAAAGGGACTTCATCCACTCGGCCTCCATCAATTTCCTGACGCCCCTGCGCAACTTCCTGGAAGGGGACTGGCGAACCATTTCG AAGGAGAGACGGATTTTGCAGAACCGGCGCCTGGATCTGGACGCTTGCAAAGCCAGGCTGAAGAAAGCCAAAGCGGCTGAAGCGAAAGCAGCG GCTGTGCCCGACTTTAATGAGACTAGACCACGTAATTACATTCTCTCTGCCAGCGCATCGGCG CTTTGGAGTGACGAGGTGGAAAAA GCTGAACATGAGCTCCGGATGGCCCAGACGGAATTTGACAGGCAGGCCGAAGTGACCCGTCTCCTGTTGGAAGGGATCAGTAGCACACAC gTCAACCACCTTCGATGTCTCCACGAGTTTGCCGAAGCTCAAGCCACATACTATGCCCAGTGCTACCAGTACATGCTGGACCTACAGAAGCAGCTGGGCAG CTCCAGAGGAGAAAT GCTTCCCGGCACGTTTGTGGGCAACACCGAGGCCACGTCCCCTCCGCCGGCCACTGCCTCTCCCACCGTCATGCCTGCGGCCGCGGGCCCAGCCATACCCACCCTCCCCGTGGTGCCCACCGTCGCTGGGGCGCCCGATGGCGCTCCGGCCATAGAAGCCCTGAACCCCAGCGACGTGAAGCCCCCCGCGAGTGGGACGCGGAAAGCCCGGGCCCTTTATGACTACGAAGCCACCGACAGCACTGAGCTCTCTCTGCTTTCGGATGag ATGATCACCGTGTACAGCCTCCCAGGAATGGACCCAGACTGGCTTATGGGCGAGAGAGGCAACCAGAAGGGGAAGGTGCCCGTGACTTACTTAGAACTTCTGAGCTAA